The sequence TTTGCTTGCAGAAGAAAACGGACATGCAAATGGCAAAAGGATATTGTGGATCGAAAGCGACAAAACATGCCTGGAACTGATCAAAAAAGGCCGCAGACAACAGGGAATCAGCCAGGAAAACCGGGGCTACAAGCTGGGGATGAGCTTCCCCACCATCAACCGCTGGGAAAACGCTAAAACAAGGCTGGTTAAGCTGGCCAGAACGCAGTCTGATCGTTTCTGCAGCAAGATGATCCGGCAGGAGAAATTATAATTGCCCGGGGGAGACGCATGAGCAGCAACAAGACTGATCTGACTTTTTTCACCAACGATGCCAACCAAACGCTGCTGGACCGTTTCAAAGCGACACTGGCTGACACGCGACTGTTCGATATCCTCGTCGGGTATTTTCATGCCAGTGGATTTTATCAGCTTTATGATTCAATCGAACCACTCGATAAGACCCGTATTCTTGTCGGTTTGGGAGTTGATACGGAAGTGTACCGCGCCCTTTATCCGGATGACGGACAAATGAAAATCGACTTAGAATCCCACGCCAACACCAAAAAACGGTTTCAGGATGAACTGGTTCACCAAATCGAGAATGCCCCGGACTCCGACAAACAGCTTGAAGTCGGTCTGAAAAAGTTCATTGAGTTTTTGCAGGTAGATTGCCCATTTGCCGAAAAGGATAAACAGCAGGGGGGGAATGGAAAAAAGCTGGAAATTCGAGCATTTCCGTCACGAAACATCCATGCCAAGGTCTATATCGGCCGGTTTGCGCCTGAGGACCGTGATTACGGGTTTGCCATCACCGGTTCAAGTAATTTTTCCTATTCCGGACTAATCGCCAATCGGGAATTCAATGTCGAACTGCGTCAACGCCGGGATGTGGAATTCGCGCTTTCCCAGTTTGAGGATCTCTGGCGTCAATCCGTAGATATCTCGCAGGAGTTTGTCCATACCATACAGCACAGAACCTGGCTCAACGACACGATCACCCCTTACCAGCTCTATCTCAAGCTGGTTTACGAGTACTTACAGGAGGATATAAACCTGCAAGAAGATATGGAAATCTTTTTGCCCGAAGGGTTCATGTCCCTGCAGTATCAGAAGCAGGCGGTGCAACAGGCGATCAAGAAGCTCAACGAGTACAACGGTGTCTTTCTGGCAGATGTCGTGGGCCTTGGTAAAACCTTCATCGTTGCGCAAATGCTCCAACAGCTCAAAGGGCGGATTCTGGTGATCTGCCCTCCGGTCCTCAAAAATTACTGGGAGGAAAGCCTGCACGATTTTCGGGTACCAGCGCGGGTCGAGTCCCTGGGAAAATTAGAAAAAGTAATTCGGTTTGGTCTTGACCGTTTCGACTACGTGGTAGTCGATGAGGCCCACCGTTTTCGCAACGAGGCGACCCGTTCCTATGCCGATCTGCTTGATATCTGCCGCGGCAAGAAGGTCATCCTGGTAACAGCCACGCCGCTCAACAACACCATCGACGATATTTACGCCCAGCTCAAGCTGTTCCAGGCACCGAAGAATTCGACTATCCCCGGCATCCCCAACTTGGAACGCTTTTTTGCTTCTCTTCGCCGCCGTTTCAAAGGGCTGGACCGTACCGATCCGGCCTACAAGCAGACAATCAAAACGGTCTCTCGTGAAATCCGCGAACGCATTCTCAAACATGTCATGGTTCGCCGCACCCGCGCCGATGTTGTCACCTATTTCAAAAAGGATATCGAGAGCCAGGACCTTTTGTTCCCGGAAATTCAGGATCCTCGGCGAATCATATATTCATTCGAAGGCGAATTGGAAACAACCTTCAGCCGAACCATCAGCGAGCTTCAAAAATTTCGTTATGCGCGGTATATTCCACTGCTCTATTACTGCGGTAGCAAACGACTTTCCGCATTCGAGCGGCAACAGCAGCGCAATGTGGGCGGTTTCATGAAGGGAATCCTGATCAAGCGCCTGGAAAGCAGTTTTTATGCCTTTAGAAAAAGTATCCGCCGGTTTATCAAATCCTACGAGCGGTTTATCACCATGTATGATGGTGGTACGGTGTACATCAGCAAAAATATCGATGTGTATGACCTGCTGGACAAAGACGATGTTGACCTTCTTGAAAAGTACGTTGAACAGGAAAAAGCCGCAAGGTACGCCTCTGAGGACTTCCGTAACGAATTCAGGGATGATCTCGATTATGATCTAGCATTGTTGCGACGAATCGAAGATTTCTGGAAAGATGTCGATCAGGACCCCAAATTGGACGCTCTTAACACTCAACTAAAAGAAGACCCAACGCTGCAAAATCGCTTGATTGTCTTCACCGAGTCCAAAGAAACCGGTGATTACTTGTTCGAGCAGATCAACCGGCAATATCCCGGCCAAGTCATGTTCTTTTGCAGCCAAGGGGGCAGGGCAGGCGCTCCGCCCACAACTCACGTCCCCACCATTGCACGAGATCGGATCAAGGCCGCCTTCGATCCCAACCAACGGAAGAATGACAACAGCTTACGTATCCTGATCTCCACCGACGTCCTTTCAGAAGGGATCAACCTGCACCGGGCCAATGTGCTGGTCAACTACGACCTACCCTGGAACCCCACTCGCGTGCTCCAACGCGCCGGGCGCATCAACCGTCTCGGTACAAAACATACCGACATTTATATTTACAACTTTTTCCCCACTACCCAAGCCGACGCCCACTTGGGCCTTGAAGCCAACATCACCAACAAGATCCAGATGTTTCACGACATTCTGGGCGAAGATGCCCGGTATCTTTCCGACGGCGAGGAAATCGGCAGCCAGGAACTGTTTGACACCCTGAATCGCAAAACGGCGTACACCGGCGAAGAGGTCGAAGGGGATTCTGAATTGAAGTACCTGGAAATGATGCGTAAACTACGAGATGAACAGCCGGATCTGTTCGAAAAGATCAAGCGCTTGCCCAAAAAAGCGCGTTCCGGGCGCCGGGCAAACGACCTTGCAACGGATCATCTGGTCACCTTCTTCCGTATCGGACCCTTGAAAAAATTCTATTGTGCCCAAGGAGGCCAAGGCCGCGAAATCACCTTCTTTGAAGCAGCTGACATGCTCAAATGCGCACCAGATACGCCTCGCCTACCGGTTCCCAACCGATATTACGAATGGCTGGAAACCAACAAGCAACAGTTTACGCAAGATACGATGCAGGAACAGGGGCCTTCCCGCGCGGCCGGCGGTCGCTCCAATATGGCGTATATCGAAAAACGGCTCAAAAACAAAACGTTCCGCAACTACCCAAAGTTCACCGACACGGACGAGGAATTTGTCGAGTCGGTGCGACAAATGATTGCTCAGGGTCTCATGGCCAAAAAGACCGCTCAATCCATCAAAAAAGAATTGGAAAAGACTTTAGATCCTCTCGAAATGCTTGCCATTCTTCGCAAGCATATCCGTACTGTTGAAAACACCGCAGGTCGGTCAACCCGCCGGACTCAGGCGCGGCGCGAAGTGATTCTTTCCGGCTACCTGATCGCAGGAGGAGACGCATAATCCATGGACACCAGCCAGGCAAAAGAACTGATCCGCAATCTGTTTACAAACCCCTTCGGCCGGCAGCGCTATGAACACTTTTTACGCAACCTGCTCAACCGTTTTGAACCGCGCAGCCGCCACTACACCGGCAACTACATCCCCGACGCCTTCAAGCCACATGTGAACCAATATTGGCGCATCGGAAAATATGTGGACCCGGACGGCGAGCCGCTGGATCTGCTGGTGGTCGAAGTCAAAACCCTGGCCAAGCTGGAGCGGGCTCGCTCTGCCCTACGCAACTTTGCCGTCAACCGGCTCAAGCAGTTTGAAAAGGAGGCGTCGCTGATCGCTTTTTATGCCAGGGACGACGAAGGCGCGGACTGGCGTTTTTCTTTTGTCAAGATCGAGCACGAAGCCTACAAGGACGATAAAGGCAAGGTCCGGCTCAAACAAGAGCTGACCCCGGCGCGCCGTTATTCTTATCTGGTCGGCGTGCATGAAAACAGCCACACCGCAGCCCGGCAACTGCTACCCATTTTAACCATGGATTACGCTGATCCACGCATCGACCAGATCGAGGCGGCCTTTTCCGTAGAAAAAGTCTCGGACGAGTTTTTCGAGCAGTACAAGCAGTTGTTTCTCAAGCTGGCCAGTCATCTTAAAAACCAGAATTTTTTTCAGTGCAAAACCGAACCAGAGACCGATCAGGCTGTCAGCCGCTTTGCCAAAAAACTCCTCGGCCAGATCGTGTTTCTTTATTTTCTGCAAAAAAAAGGCTGGCTTGGCGTGCCCAAAGAAAAAAATTGGGGCGAGGGTTCCAGGCGATTCCTACGTGAACGCTTCGACCAGATTGTGCAAAGCAGCGGCAGTTATTTTCATGACTTTCTGCAATACCTTTTCTACGAGGCCTTGGCCCTGGAACGTCAAGGAAAAAACCCGAACTACTATTCCCGCTTCGACTGTAAAATCCCCTTTCTAAACGGTGGCCTGTTCGAGGCCGAATACGACTGGCAAAATGAGTCCATCGATCTGCCCAACAACCTGTTCCACAACAACGAAAAAAACAAGGCGGGCGATACCGGCACCGGCATCCTCGATGTTTTTGATCGTTACAACTTTACCATCAAAGAAGACGAGCCTCTGGAAAAAGAAGTGGCCATCGACCCGGAAATGCTCGGCAAGGTGTTCGAGAACATGCTGGAGATCACCGAACGCAAATCCAAGGGCGCCTTCTACACCCCCAGGCAGATAGTCCACTACATGTGTCAGGAAAGCCTGATCCACTACCTGGACAGCAGGCTGAACAGCTACCCTACGAGCTACCAAAAGATCGATTCTCCCCTGACCAGCCCATTCGGCAACGAAGGCCGCAAGAACCAACTCAAACGAACCGCCGAGCATCAGGACATAAAAGTTCCAAAAGAGGATATCGAAACCCTGATCCGCAAAGGACACCTGGCCCTGGAAAACGATACCCGGGTGCTCAACAGAGGCAAGGAAACCAGGGAATACAAATTCCAGTTACCTGAGGCAGTGCGGAAATACGCTAAGGAGATCGACCAGGCATTGGCCGAGATCAAGGTCTGTGATCCAGCCATCGGCTCCGGCGCCTTCCCCGTGGGGCTGCTGCACGAAATCGTGGCTGCCCGGATGGCTCTAGCCCCGCATTCCGACAACACCAGGAGCGCCTACGAACTCAAGCGTCACGCCATTCGGGAATCTATCTACGGCGTGGACATCGACCCTTCGGCCATCGACATCGCCCGGTTGCGCCTGTGGCTTTCCATGATCGTGGACGAGGAACGTTACGACACCATCGAGCCCCTGCCCAACCTCGATTACAAGATCGTGTGCGGGGATTCGTTGCTTGGCATAGAGGTTGATCTGTGCAACCGCCTGCTCTTCAATGAACTTGAAAAGAAAAAAAAGGATTACTTCAACGCTACCAATCGGAATGATAAGAAACGATTACACGAAGAGATCGAAACGCTCATAACCCGGATAACCAACGGCAGGAAAAATTTTGATTTCAAGGTCTTTTTTTCCGAGATCTGGCACGAAAAGGGCGGTTTTGACGTGGTGATCGGCAACCCGCCCTATGTGCAGATCCAGAAATTTTCAGGACAACAGATTCAAAAGGATTGGGAAAAACAGAAATATCAAACTTTTGCCAAGACCGGCGACATCTACGGTCTGTTCTACGAGAAGGGGCACAGCATTCTGTGTGACAAAGGTGTTCTAGCCTTCATCACCTCCAACAAGTGGATGCGGGCAGCCTACGGCAAGAAGTTGCGAAAATTTTTCAGCACGGAAACACAGCCGATCACCTTGATCGATTTTTCCAGCTTCCAAGTCTTTGAGACCGCTACTGTGGATACCAACGTCCTGCTCTTTGAAAAACGCAAACGGACCAAACCGGTTCGCGCCTGCCTGATCAGCCCGGCCTTCACCCGGGGAACACCGCTGGATACCTTTGTGGCAAAGCACAGCATCGAGCTGGACAATCTTTCCGGCGAGAGCTGGGTGATCAGCGACAAGCGCCATTACGAAATCAAAAAACGCATCGAGCTGGTCGGCACCCCGCTCAGGGAGTGGAACATCGCCATCAATTACGGTATTAAAACCGGCTTCAACCAGGCATTCATCATCGACGGCAAAAAAAAGGACGAGCTTATCGCCGCCGACCCCAAATCCGCCGAGATCATCAAACCCATCCTGCGCGGGCGCGACATCAAGCGCTACCGGGTGGATTTTGCGAATTTGTGGCTGATTGCCACCTTTCCCGCTTTGAATCTGAATATCGACGATTATCAGGCCGTGAGGGATTACCTGAAATCATTCGGTCGCAAACTGCATCAGACCGGCGAGGTCATCAGCAGGGACGAGAAAGGCAATGTCGTCAAAAGTCGTAAAAAAACAGGAAACAAGTGGTTCGAGACCCAAGACCAGATCGCCTATTATGGTGAGTTTGCGAAGGAGAAAATTGTCTGGGGAAATCTTGCCCTCAGCAGTCAATTCGCCTTGGCCCCAGCAGGCATGCATATCAACGCACCAAGCCCCCTCATTGCCGGTGGTGATCGCTTTCTGCTTGCAATTCTCAACTCGACAGTTGGAGATTATTACATTCGTTCCTTAGGCGTTACCCGGAATGGGGGCTATTTTGAGTACAAACCCATGTTCGTTGAAAATCTACCGGTTCCGAAATTAGACACCCCCCGAAAAAAACCATTTGAGATATTGGCCGACTACGCTCTCATCACAACGAAAAAAGACCAGAAACTCCAATCCGCCTTTTTCGAACAACTCATCGACGGTCTGGTCTATGAACTTTACTTCCCCGAAGAGATGCGGGCCGCGGGGAAAGAGATCCCCTCCCGAATGGGCGAACTTGCCCCCATCAACGACAACATGAGCGATGAAGAAAAACTCACCATCATCCAGCGCGAGTTTAACCGTCTGTACGATCCGACCCATCCGGTACGAAACGCCATAGAAACTCTGGACAGCGTCGAGGTGGTGCGAACCATCCGGGAAGCGATTAAAAAATAGTGAATTGGGATGAAAAAAAAATTAAAAAACAATAGGACTACATTTTCTGCGTAAGCCACAGGCGAAACTGCAGATAAAAGTTGCAAACTAATAAAAGCTCTTTATCCAACTTCAACAAAAGCAAAAAGAGGCGAAATAAATCCAGAGAAACATATTCAGAACTATCTTCAAATACGAGTTCATTGAGATGGTCATCAAGCACAAACTACAAATCAATAAATAGAAATATTGGTTTACCATTCAATATAAAAAACTTTTTTTAGTAGATTAAAAATAAAGAATGAGGTTTATAATATGACTTGATAATACATTGTGCTATAGCAGACCACTGGTGCAGATGAACAGTAAAAAAGCGTTGCGCAACAAGGATACTGCCGGACAGGTGTAATTCATGAAAATTCATACCATCGAAGTCACCAACTACAAAGCCTTTCTTGGCACCCACAGAATCGACGTGGGGGGAAAGAATCTCTTTATCTATGGAGAAAACGGCAGCGGCAAAAGTTCACTTTACTACGCCCTGAAAGATTTTTTTCAATCGTCCATGGAGGACATTGACCTCGCTCAACTGGAAAACCTGTTTGTCCCATCAGACAAAAGCGGTAAGACTGCCGTCAAGGTTACTTTCAAACCGAACAACCTGGGGCAGAAGCGGAAGAAAACCTATCGCTTTGATTGCTCTACAAACGATACTCGCGCCGCAGGCGACACCAGCATTCGGGATGGCAACCGGCTTAAAAGCTTCCTTACTTACAAACATCTGCTGGCCATTCACCACCTGAAAAAAGACGACGAGATCAACCTGTTCAATCTTCTGGTCAAGGGAGTGCTCAAACATTTCAAATACTCGCTCACTGCAGGCAAGGAACTGGGCGCACTTTGGGACGATGTCGAGGAGGCTGTTGTCCGCAGCACTGGCAAGGAGTACCCAATCAACAAGAAAAGATCAGACGTGAATGCGGCCATCAAAACGTTCAACGAGGCCTTTGGTGAACTGTTTCATCCGGACAGCCCAGAATATATTCTCAAACACGCGCGGCCCTTTCTCGATTATTTCGGCCACAACGTCGAGTTGGTGCTTCGCTTTGCCCAGGTACGGCCCACTAACGATTACCAAGGGTTAGAAGGTAACCAGGTACGGGTTGAGCTCAGTTATGCCGGCAAGCGTATTGAAAAACCCCACTTATTTTTGAACGAGGCGCGGCTGTCGGCCATTGCCATTTCCATTTACCTGGGCATGATCAAGCGCCATGTCCAAGGTATCCCCTGCAAAGTACTCTTTTTGGATGACATTTTCATTGGGCTTGATATTGCTAATCGTCTGCCTTTACTAAAAATTTTGGAAAAGGAATTTCCGGAATACCAGATTTTTATCACCACCTATGACAAACCTTGGTTCGAATACGCCAAAAGCTTCCTCGAGGGAAAATCCGAATGGAAAACCATGGAGTTTTATGTTTCGAGCAGTTATGAGGGATTTGAAGTTCCGGTGATTTTCGACAACCAGAATCTGCTCACCAAGGCGAAAAAACACTTGGGACAAAACGACTACAAAGCGGCTGCAGTGTATGTTCGAGCCGCCTTTGAAAAAATCATCAGGCAGTACTGCGAAAAGAAAAAAAAGGCCGTGGTGTTCAAATCTAAGCTCAATAAGTACACAACAGAAGATTTTTGGAATGTAATGAAAGAGGACATAGATCCTGATTTGAAAGCAAAAATAGAAACCTATCGATCCCTGGTGTTGAACCCTTTCTGTCATTACAATACTGAGCGCTACGAAATCCGTACAGAACTTGAAAAAACCATACAGATGGTTGCGAAACTGAAAGATGAACTGAAATGAATTAGTTTCGACTTAATATAACACTTCCTCTTGAAATAGAGAAGGTTCTCCTTTTTGGTTCATCCGATAATAGCGTACTTAGCCTCATGGATTCCCAAGATTCTGAGCTTGAAGAATTCCATATCCCTGAAGCCGTATGCCTGTCTTTTCATTTTTTTGATTTTATTGTTTGTGCCTTCCATGGGCCCTGACGAGATAGGATGATCATACCAATCAGGGATACTCCGACGATGTAGGGCCATGGTTTTTCCCATTTTCACGAGCTGTTGTATATCTGAGGACAGCGCCGTCTCGATCCAGGATTCCAGAACTTTTTCAGCTGTTTGTTTGTTGGGCTACTCCCATATCTGGCGTAAATCCTCTTTCATGTAATACGCTGTGGCTAGTGGCTCGTTGAGCCGTAAGGCTTCCTTCAGGAGTTCCTGCTCATCACGCTCTTTACTGAGGTTGTCGGGATTCTTCATCAGAATCCAACGTGATCCCTTCAAGACTTTCTTGCGCATGGTGTCATTTAGTTCCCTGTAGAGGCTCCTTCGGATACCCCCTGTGTCAGGAAAGTTGTCGCCTCAATTGATCACCCACAAAAGGGGGCTTTTTGAGGAAATCGAAACGGCCAATGGGGAAATCCGCTTGATTTTTCCTTCTCGATTCTTTATTTTAGGATATGCAGTGAAAATAAAATAAAGACAAACCTTATTTTAGGTTCGAGGCAGGCAGGATGAAGCGAGAACTCCAAGGCAAATACGTGACCATATCGACGGTGGGTGAGAAGGCCCAGGCCTTCGTTCCCGCGCCGTTGCCGCCATATCCACCCATCAACTGGTCGCCGGAGCTGCGCAGCAAGTTCGACCAGGCGCTGCTGGCGCTCGGGCGTCTGGACAGTGTCTCGACCTTGCTGCCGGACACCTCGCTGTTCCTCTACATGTACGTCCGCAAGGAAGCGGTGCTCTCCTCCATGATCGAGGGGACGCAATCGTCGCTTTCCGACCTGCTGCTGTTCGAGCTGGATCAGAAACCCGGCGTGCCACTGAACGACGTGCGGGAGGTCAGCAACTATGTTGCGGCCCTCGACCATGGTCTGCGCCTGCTGGAGGAAGGTCTGCCGCTGTCGCTACGCTTGTTCCGTGACATCCACGGTGTGCTGCTGACCAAGGGCCGGGGAAGCAATCAAACCCCTGGCGAATTGAGGCGCAGCCAGAACTGGATCGGCGGCACCCGGCCGGGCAACGCGGCCTTTGTTCCGCCTCCGCCCGAAGATGTACTGGAGTGCATGAGCAAGCTGGAGCTCTTCCTCCATGACCAACCGGAGCCGACCCCGGTGCTGCTCAAGGCGGCGCTGGCCCATGTGCAGTTCGAGACGATCCACCCATTTCTGGACGGTAACGGCCGTCTCGGTCGACTGTTGATCACGTTACTCCTATGCGAGCAGAAGGTGCTGCGGGAGCCGATGCTCTACCTCAGCCTCTATTTCAAGACGCACCGCCAGTATTACTACGAACTGCTCAACAACGTACGGATGACCGGCGATTGGGAGGCTTGGCTCGACTTCTTCGCCGAGGCCGTGATCGTCACCGCCACCCAGGCGGTGGAAACGGCGCAGCAGCTTCTCGACCTGTCGAACCAGGACCGTGACAAGATCAGTGGTCTGGGACGGGCTGCGGCATCCACCCTGCAGGTTCACCGGGCGCTTATGGAGCATCCCATCGCCACCTCGGGCTCGTTGGTGGAGAAGACCGGCATCACCCCGGCCACGGTCAACAAGGCACTCGGCCACTTGGAACAGCTTGGCATCGTCAAGGAGCTGACCGCCCAGAAGCGTAACCGCCTGTTCAGTTATGTCGACTATATCGAGATCATGAGTCGCGGTACGGAACTGCCGGGTAGGTAGGCCGGTTCGATTCCGGTTTGCGGAATCGAACCGGATGTACGGAGAAACAGGACAGGGTTGTGACGAGGCCGTTGGTATCCGATTATGCTGCAAACCCAGCATCCTCGTTTGGAGCTTGGAAATCGGGAGAGAAAAGTTGCTTCCCGGGTGGGAACTTGGGGCGTGACTCGACTTTCTATGTGAAGCCCTTATTTTCAATGTGTTACGGGATGGTTTGCGGTCGGAGACAGGGTCGCGGTCGAGAGCTGTTTGCTCCACCAGTCCCTTGTTTTTGTATGTCCAAAATATACCGCTTAGACTTGAACGCGTTGAAATTTCAAGCTAAACGGTTTTTTTGTGCCTGTTACTTTCCAAGGGTGTAACGCTGAACCCAAAAAATTTGGGGGTAACTTGCAGGATCAAACGGGGTGCGACCTGGTGGACGGTGTGGGCGGAACGTAACAGGGGGGAACCATGTCTGAGCTGATTCCCAAACATGGCGGGTACCGCAAACTGAAGAGCTTCCAGGTGGCGCAGCTTGTCTATGACGTGACGGTGCGGTTCTGCAACCGGTACATCGACCGCCGCAGCCGCACCCATGACCAGATGGTACAGGCGGCGCGCAGCGGGGTGCAGAACATCGCCGAAGGGTCGCAGGCGTCGGCCACCTCAAAAAAGATGGAACTTAAGCTCACCCAGGTGGCACGCGCCAGTTTGGAGGAATTGAAGCTCGACTATGAGGATTTTCTGCGCCAGCGGGGGCTGGCGCAGTGGGAGAGGGATAATCCGCTGCGGCAGGCGTTGATCGATCAACGTTGCCGAACCGCCGACGAGGTGGCGGCATGGGTGGTGAAAGTGGTGAAGAAAAGTGGCCAATGTGGACAGGATGGGCGGTGTGGACAAATCCGGAAGCCGTCCACCGCGTCCATGGCGTCCACGCTGTCCACCAGAATCTACCCCGAACTTTCCGCCAACGCCGCCCTGACCCTGCTGACGGTGGCCTGCTCACTGCTTGATCGCCAGGTCGAGCGGTTGGCTCAGGACTTTGAAACCCAAGGCGGATTTACCGAGCGTCTGTACCGGGTGCGCTCGGCCAAGCGGAGGAGGCAGGGGCAATGACCCCGACTCCCTACACCGAAGACACACTGGTCCAGCATTTGTTTGCGCCCCGTTGTCCCGTTACATCGTTCCAGGATCACTGGGTCTCCACAGCATTGTTGCAGGATCAGCAAACTTCTTTGCCGATGCAGCGCCCTCCTCTTTATCCATGGATCTTTCCCCGCACCAGGGAAAAAATGATCCCCACCGCGCACATGCATGCAAAAACAAGAAAACACAGCCGCACTGTGTGCAGAAAAATCGGGTACGTCGCCGGTTCAATGGGGGCTGTTCCAAGCATGGCGGCAAAAAGAACCGTTGAGGTTCCCATGCTTACCAGCATGCCCAGGGTACGCATGGTGGAAGAAATGCCTGCGGCCAATCCATAATTTTTCCTGGTTACCGAACCCATGATGGCGTTCATGTTGGGCGAAGAAAACAAGGCAAACCCGATGCCCATGAAACAAAGAATGCTCATGATTGCCAGCAGGGGAAACCCCTCGTCCAGAAAGGCGAACCCAATCAATCCCAAAGCGGTCATGCCCATGCCCACCGAGGCGATGATACCGGGTTCCATCCTGTCGGACAGGCGGCCGGCCAAAGGAGATAGCACGGCCTGGAACACGGGTTGGCAAACGAGGATCATGCCGGCCGTATGAGCCTGCATCCCCTTGATGTACTGCAAATACAAGCTGAGCAGAAACATAACCGCATACGAACCGGAATAATGGATCAGGGCGGCCAGGTTGGAAAAAGCAAACACCCGATTTCCGGTAAAGATACGCATGTTCACAACCGGGAAAGCCCCCTGCTTTTGCATGCGGATGAAAACCACCAGCCCGGCCACACCGCCCATAACCAGCAGCCATCCGGATAGCCCGGGGAGTCTGGGCGCCCCAATGACCAGACCAGCCAGGGAAAGGCCATAGATCACGGAACCGGCCAGATCGAATCTTTCCCCTTGCGTTGTGTCCTCCTCCCGGGGAAGCCGGACACACGCCAGCCCAAAAGCGTACAGTCCCACGGCCGAACCCGTCAGAAAGACTGATCTCCATCCCAGCATATTGGTCATCCAGCCCCCCACAAAAGGTCCCAGGGAAAGCCCCAGATACACGGACGCCACCTGAAATCCCATGGCCCGCCCCCTGAAGGCGGGCGGGAACACGCAGGCCAGTATGGCCACCCCTGTGCACTGGATCATGGCCCCGCCAAGGCCCTGCACCACCCGCATGGCAAGAAGCATGGACATGGATCCGGCAAGGCCGGAACCAAGGGAAGAAACCACAAAGAGCACAACACCGGCGAGGAAAAATCGCCAACGGCCATACATGTCGGCCAATCGGCCCATGGGAACCAGAAACACCGCTGTTGCCAGGAGATAGGAAGTGGTCACCCAGGAAAGGGCAACCGCACTGCTTGCAAAGGTCGATTGGATGTGAGGCAGGGCAATATTGATCCCCGAAAGCATGAAAGGGGTCACAAAAGTGGTCAGACAGACCACCATGAGCACGGACCGTTCAAGATCCGGATTCTCATGGCAGCCCATAAGGGGTTCTTGGGGCTTGTCTGATGGGTTGGTTACATGCATAATGGGAGCCTTTGCGCCCTTCTTGCGGGTTTACGGGGATACGGGTATATTCCTCATACCCATTTCCTGACCGGATAGTTTCATGATAACAGGATGTTAAAAAACACACCCCACGCATCCTCTCCGGCGCATCCATCAAATACAAAGAAGACACGGGTTCGGCCAGAGGCCGTTTCCCCTCTTTTGGGGACATACCAGATATGGGCATTACAACCGACATCATCCTTCTTGTGGTCACCTCGTTTTTCAGCGGCCTGCTCATGCATCGGTTGGGTCAGCCGGTCATTCTGGGCTACGTCCTGGCAGGAGTGCTCCTTGGCCCCCACACCGGCGGACTGACCG comes from Desulfoplanes formicivorans and encodes:
- a CDS encoding Fic family protein; its protein translation is MKRELQGKYVTISTVGEKAQAFVPAPLPPYPPINWSPELRSKFDQALLALGRLDSVSTLLPDTSLFLYMYVRKEAVLSSMIEGTQSSLSDLLLFELDQKPGVPLNDVREVSNYVAALDHGLRLLEEGLPLSLRLFRDIHGVLLTKGRGSNQTPGELRRSQNWIGGTRPGNAAFVPPPPEDVLECMSKLELFLHDQPEPTPVLLKAALAHVQFETIHPFLDGNGRLGRLLITLLLCEQKVLREPMLYLSLYFKTHRQYYYELLNNVRMTGDWEAWLDFFAEAVIVTATQAVETAQQLLDLSNQDRDKISGLGRAAASTLQVHRALMEHPIATSGSLVEKTGITPATVNKALGHLEQLGIVKELTAQKRNRLFSYVDYIEIMSRGTELPGR
- a CDS encoding AAA family ATPase, whose translation is MKIHTIEVTNYKAFLGTHRIDVGGKNLFIYGENGSGKSSLYYALKDFFQSSMEDIDLAQLENLFVPSDKSGKTAVKVTFKPNNLGQKRKKTYRFDCSTNDTRAAGDTSIRDGNRLKSFLTYKHLLAIHHLKKDDEINLFNLLVKGVLKHFKYSLTAGKELGALWDDVEEAVVRSTGKEYPINKKRSDVNAAIKTFNEAFGELFHPDSPEYILKHARPFLDYFGHNVELVLRFAQVRPTNDYQGLEGNQVRVELSYAGKRIEKPHLFLNEARLSAIAISIYLGMIKRHVQGIPCKVLFLDDIFIGLDIANRLPLLKILEKEFPEYQIFITTYDKPWFEYAKSFLEGKSEWKTMEFYVSSSYEGFEVPVIFDNQNLLTKAKKHLGQNDYKAAAVYVRAAFEKIIRQYCEKKKKAVVFKSKLNKYTTEDFWNVMKEDIDPDLKAKIETYRSLVLNPFCHYNTERYEIRTELEKTIQMVAKLKDELK
- a CDS encoding Eco57I restriction-modification methylase domain-containing protein — encoded protein: MDTSQAKELIRNLFTNPFGRQRYEHFLRNLLNRFEPRSRHYTGNYIPDAFKPHVNQYWRIGKYVDPDGEPLDLLVVEVKTLAKLERARSALRNFAVNRLKQFEKEASLIAFYARDDEGADWRFSFVKIEHEAYKDDKGKVRLKQELTPARRYSYLVGVHENSHTAARQLLPILTMDYADPRIDQIEAAFSVEKVSDEFFEQYKQLFLKLASHLKNQNFFQCKTEPETDQAVSRFAKKLLGQIVFLYFLQKKGWLGVPKEKNWGEGSRRFLRERFDQIVQSSGSYFHDFLQYLFYEALALERQGKNPNYYSRFDCKIPFLNGGLFEAEYDWQNESIDLPNNLFHNNEKNKAGDTGTGILDVFDRYNFTIKEDEPLEKEVAIDPEMLGKVFENMLEITERKSKGAFYTPRQIVHYMCQESLIHYLDSRLNSYPTSYQKIDSPLTSPFGNEGRKNQLKRTAEHQDIKVPKEDIETLIRKGHLALENDTRVLNRGKETREYKFQLPEAVRKYAKEIDQALAEIKVCDPAIGSGAFPVGLLHEIVAARMALAPHSDNTRSAYELKRHAIRESIYGVDIDPSAIDIARLRLWLSMIVDEERYDTIEPLPNLDYKIVCGDSLLGIEVDLCNRLLFNELEKKKKDYFNATNRNDKKRLHEEIETLITRITNGRKNFDFKVFFSEIWHEKGGFDVVIGNPPYVQIQKFSGQQIQKDWEKQKYQTFAKTGDIYGLFYEKGHSILCDKGVLAFITSNKWMRAAYGKKLRKFFSTETQPITLIDFSSFQVFETATVDTNVLLFEKRKRTKPVRACLISPAFTRGTPLDTFVAKHSIELDNLSGESWVISDKRHYEIKKRIELVGTPLREWNIAINYGIKTGFNQAFIIDGKKKDELIAADPKSAEIIKPILRGRDIKRYRVDFANLWLIATFPALNLNIDDYQAVRDYLKSFGRKLHQTGEVISRDEKGNVVKSRKKTGNKWFETQDQIAYYGEFAKEKIVWGNLALSSQFALAPAGMHINAPSPLIAGGDRFLLAILNSTVGDYYIRSLGVTRNGGYFEYKPMFVENLPVPKLDTPRKKPFEILADYALITTKKDQKLQSAFFEQLIDGLVYELYFPEEMRAAGKEIPSRMGELAPINDNMSDEEKLTIIQREFNRLYDPTHPVRNAIETLDSVEVVRTIREAIKK